Proteins from a single region of Haemorhous mexicanus isolate bHaeMex1 chromosome 4, bHaeMex1.pri, whole genome shotgun sequence:
- the MAB21L2 gene encoding protein mab-21-like 2, which produces MIAAQAKLVYQLNKYYTERCQARKAAIAKTIREVCKVVSDVLKEVEVQEPRFISSLSEIDARYEGLEVISPTEFEVVLYLNQMGVFNFVDDGSLPGCAVLKLSDGRKRSMSLWVEFITASGYLSARKIRSRFQTLVAQAVDKCSYRDVVKMIADTSEVKLRIRERYVVQITPAFKCTGIWPRSAAQWPMPHIPWPGPNRVAEVKAEGFNLLSKECYSLTGKQSSAESDAWVLQFGEAENRLLMGGCRNKCLSVLKTLRDRHLELPGQPLNNYHMKTLLLYECEKHPRETDWDEACLGDRLNGILLQLISCLQCRRCPHYFLPNLDLFQGKPHSALESAAKQTWRLAREILTNPKSLDKL; this is translated from the coding sequence ATGATCGCCGCGCAGGCCAAGCTGGTCTACCAGCTCAACAAATACTACACGGAGCGCTGCCAGGCGCGCAAGGCGGCCATCGCCAAGACCATCCGGGAGGTGTGCAAGGTCGTGTCGGACGTGCTGAAGGAGGTGGAGGTGCAGGAGCCGCGCTTCATCAGCTCCCTAAGCGAGATCGACGCCCGCTACGAGGGGCTGGAGGTGATCTCGCCCACCGAGTTCGAGGTGGTGCTCTACCTCAACCAGATGGGCGTCTTCAACTTCGTGGACGACGGCTCCCTGCCGGGCTGCGCCGTGCTCAAGCTGAGCGACGGCCGCAAGCGCAGCATGTCCCTCTGGGTGGAGTTCATCACCGCCTCGGGCTACCTGTCCGCCCGTAAGATCCGCTCCCGCTTCCAGACGCTGGTGGCTCAGGCCGTGGACAAGTGCAGCTACCGGGACGTGGTGAAGATGATCGCGGACACGAGCGAGGTGAAGCTCCGCATCCGGGAGCGGTACGTGGTGCAGATTACGCCCGCCTTCAAGTGCACCGGGATCTGGCCGCGCAGCGCGGCGCAGTGGCCCATGCCCCACATCCCCTGGCCCGGCCCCAACCGGGTGGCGGAGGTGAAGGCGGAGGGCTTCAACTTGCTCTCCAAGGAGTGCTACTCGCTGACGGGCAAACAGAGCTCGGCCGAGAGCGACGCGTGGGTGCTGCAGTTCGGCGAGGCCGAGAACCGGCTGCTGATGGGCGGCTGCCGGAACAAGTGCCTGTCGGTGCTGAAGACGCTGCGCGACCGGCACCTGGAGCTGCCCGGGCAGCCCCTCAATAACTACCACATGAAGACGCTGCTGCTGTACGAGTGCGAGAAACACCCGCGGGAGACCGACTGGGATGAGGCGTGCCTGGGCGACCGGCTGAACGgcatcctcctgcagctcatctcctgcctgcagtgccGGCGCTGCCCCCACTACTTCCTGCCCAACCTAGACCTCTTTCAGGGCAAACCCCACTCGGCCCTGGAAAGCGCTGCCAAACAGACCTGGAGGCTAGCCAGAGAAATCCTCACCAATCCCAAAAGCCTCGACAAGCTATAG